A genomic region of Anopheles coustani chromosome 3, idAnoCousDA_361_x.2, whole genome shotgun sequence contains the following coding sequences:
- the LOC131260838 gene encoding beclin-1-like protein, with protein sequence MNDAKVSVSFSCQRCLQPIHVDDAFASLGEHTLAELALPIHSHLEIDLESQSASFDHFVPPFRVTDSTNDTNGFMLLSDGPDKESLGHSLRIKAELFDTLSNNAEIDHPLCDECTDTLLELMDKELKIAEDEWNDYNNYLKKLEMTDDVPNIAELEQELATLKLDEKELLDELAELSREEQSVRQAVDEQEKERQRLECEETKYWREYTKHRRDVITTEDEFRSLECQMAYAQSQLEKLKKTNVFNATFHIWHSGHFGTINNFRLGRLPSAPVDWSEINAAWGQTCLLLSALARKMNFTFKQYRLVPYGNHSYIEVLGESKELPLYGNGGFRFLWDSKYDAAMVAFLDCLQQFKEEIVRRDPDFCLPYLMEKGKIEDASTGSSFSIKIQFNSEEQWTKALKYLLTNLKWVLTWVSSQFTEEKR encoded by the exons atgaACGACGCCAAGGTAAGCGTCAGTTTTTCTTGCCAACGTTGTTTGCAGCCCATCCATGTCGATGACGCATTTGCTAGTCTGGGCGAGCATACGCTGGCCGAACTGGCCCTACCAATTCACTCCCACTTGGAAATAGACCTGGAATCGCAGTCGGCCAGCTTCGACCACTTCGTACCGCCGTTTCGAGTAACAGATTCTACGAATGATACCAATGGATTTATGTTGCTCTCCGATGGCCCCGATAAAGAATCGCTTGGCCATAGTCTTCGTATCAAGGCGGAGCTGTTTGATACGCTATCTAATAATGCAGAGATTGACCATCCACTTTGTGACGAGTGCACCGACACACTTCTTGAACTGATGGATAAAGAACTAAAGATTGCTGAAGACGAGTGGAACGATTATAATAACTATCTCAAGAAATTAGAAATGACGGATGATGTGCCAAATATTGCAGAGCTTGAACAAGAGCTTGCCACATTGAAACTCGACGAAAAGGAGCTGCTGGATGAACTCGCTGAACTGTCGCGCGAAGAACAATCCGTTCGTCAAGCGGTAGACGAGCAGGAGAAGGAAAGACAACGGCTCGAATGCGAGGAGACCAAGTACTGGCGAGAATATACGAAGCATCGACGCGATGTCATAACCACCGAGGACGAGTTTCGTTCACTTGAATGCCAGATGGCATATGCTCAGAGTCAGCTAGAGAAGCTGAAGAAAACCAATGTATTTAATGCCACTTTTCACATCTGGCACTCTGGGCACTTTGGCACTATTAATAACTTTCGTCTTGGGCGGCTTCCGTCAGCACCGGTGGATTGGTCCGAAATAAATGCAGCTTGGGGTCAAACCTGCCTTCTTCTGTCTGCTTTGGCGCGCAAAATGAACTTCACTTTCAAGCAGTACCGGCTCGTACCGTACGGAAATCATTCCTACATTGAAGTGCTTGGCGAAAGCAAAGAATTACCCTTGTACGGTAATGGTGGCTTTCGTTTCCTGTGGGATTCAAAATACGATGCAGCAATGGTTGCATTTTTGGATTGTTTACAGCAATTTAAAGAGGAAATCGTCCGGCGAGATCCAGATTTCTGCCTgccttatttgatggagaaaggcAAGATCGAGGATGCATCTACTGGAAGCAGTTTTTCGATCAA GATTCAGTTTAACTCCGAAGAACAGTGGACGAAAGCACTAAAATACCTACTGACCAATTTGAAATGGGTGCTGACATGGGTATCATCCCAGTTCACCGAAGAAAAAAGATAG